Proteins encoded by one window of Flavobacterium sp. N502540:
- a CDS encoding histidine kinase codes for MEEPNLNYIDQLCAEDDEFKQKIITIIKKELPLEITAYYKSIESKNYKLASEVIHKLKHKISILGLEKSYDLAQEYENHLLKNGTFESEGEFARILQLMQSFVNDL; via the coding sequence ATGGAGGAGCCTAATTTAAATTATATTGACCAACTTTGTGCAGAAGACGATGAGTTTAAGCAAAAAATTATTACTATTATTAAAAAAGAACTTCCGCTTGAAATAACCGCATACTATAAAAGTATCGAAAGCAAGAATTACAAACTTGCCTCAGAGGTTATTCATAAATTAAAACATAAAATATCTATTTTAGGTCTTGAAAAAAGCTACGATCTTGCACAAGAATATGAAAATCATTTATTAAAAAATGGCACATTTGAATCTGAAGGTGAATTTGCACGTATTTTACAGTTAATGCAAAGTTTTGTAAACGACTTGTAA
- a CDS encoding response regulator has protein sequence MKILIVDDQQLVLLSLEKLLSSSGYEVISADNIMDAIARYDSEKPNLIIVDINMSNLSNAESLNESGSGLEVVKYIKQIKKDGTPVMVLSGNTDEEVIIKAFDLGIDDYMKKPLSLSEIGARVKRLIGSTIEKSVTEKTNSKERYIQNKCIGVVIPCYNEETRLSSDEFKSFVHKNLGYHLCFVNDGSKDNTLAVLNELTKGKEEYISVYDCIKNGGKAEAVRLGMLHLAKQNQFDYIGFLDADLSTNFDDFQDLADTIYNSKYKLVFGSRISRMGADITKQSARVLISKTINYIIIKILGMKINDTQCGAKIMTKEIIEKTFSEKFVTKWIFDVEIFMRMKKIYGSAKTQELILEKPLNRWIHMDGSKLSFKDSVKIMGQIGQIALHYR, from the coding sequence ATGAAAATACTAATAGTAGATGATCAGCAATTGGTTTTGTTGTCTTTAGAAAAATTACTAAGCAGTTCAGGATATGAAGTTATCAGTGCAGACAATATAATGGATGCCATTGCAAGATATGACAGTGAAAAACCAAATTTAATTATTGTTGACATTAATATGTCTAACCTTTCTAATGCGGAATCTTTGAACGAAAGTGGATCTGGTTTGGAGGTCGTCAAATATATCAAGCAAATCAAAAAAGACGGCACACCTGTAATGGTACTATCTGGTAATACTGATGAAGAAGTCATTATAAAAGCTTTTGATTTAGGCATTGATGACTACATGAAGAAGCCTTTGAGTTTAAGCGAAATTGGCGCAAGAGTAAAAAGGTTAATTGGCTCTACTATTGAAAAAAGTGTTACAGAAAAAACCAATTCGAAAGAGCGATATATCCAAAACAAATGTATTGGAGTTGTTATTCCGTGCTATAACGAAGAAACCCGTTTGTCTAGTGATGAATTTAAGTCTTTTGTACATAAAAATTTAGGATACCATTTGTGTTTTGTGAACGACGGAAGTAAAGACAATACATTAGCAGTTTTAAATGAATTAACAAAAGGGAAAGAAGAATATATTAGTGTATATGATTGCATAAAAAATGGTGGAAAAGCTGAAGCTGTTCGCCTCGGAATGTTACACTTAGCTAAGCAAAATCAATTTGATTATATCGGTTTTTTAGATGCCGATTTGTCTACCAATTTTGATGATTTTCAAGATTTGGCAGATACTATCTATAACTCTAAATACAAATTAGTTTTTGGTTCGAGAATTTCAAGAATGGGAGCTGACATTACCAAACAATCTGCAAGAGTACTGATCAGTAAAACCATAAATTATATTATCATAAAGATTCTTGGAATGAAAATTAATGATACACAATGTGGAGCCAAAATAATGACAAAAGAAATTATAGAAAAAACTTTTAGTGAAAAATTTGTAACAAAATGGATTTTTGATGTAGAGATTTTCATGAGAATGAAAAAAATATATGGTTCTGCAAAAACTCAGGAATTAATTTTAGAGAAACCTTTAAATAGATGGATTCATATGGATGGTTCTAAATTATCATTTAAAGATTCAGTAAAAATTATGGGGCAAATTGGCCAGATTGCACTCCATTACAGGTAA
- a CDS encoding glycosyltransferase, with product MKVALVTAFPPSKVTLNEYGYHLVKNFVHNSEIAELILLSDKTLEAKQLDFDQKEKVKVKECWRFNSYTTIFSILNAVRQEQPDVILFNLQFVKFGDKKIPSALGLLLPMILRFFGYKTVVLLHNILEQVDLKKAGFTENKSMQKIYNFIGTNITRCILKANRVAVTIHKYVDVLNVKYHSQNVILIPHGTFESVKNPNFEIKSGPKQIMAFGKFGTYKKVEILIEAVEIVRKTNPEKLEVVIAGTNSPNTAGYLEALQEKYKNVEGIIFTGYVDENDVERIFTDSTIVVFPYTSTTGSSGVLHQAGSYGKAVIMPDLGDLALLIKDEGYKGEFFNPESAESLAVAIEKIISNDAYRKELAIANFQAASAHSMDKIIMMYIECFKSIQ from the coding sequence ATGAAAGTAGCTCTAGTCACTGCATTTCCACCAAGTAAAGTTACACTAAATGAATATGGTTATCATTTGGTAAAAAACTTTGTTCACAACTCAGAAATAGCCGAATTAATTTTATTATCGGATAAAACACTTGAAGCGAAACAATTAGACTTTGACCAAAAAGAAAAAGTTAAAGTTAAAGAATGTTGGAGATTTAACAGTTACACCACTATTTTTTCTATTCTTAATGCAGTTCGACAAGAACAACCAGATGTAATTTTATTTAATCTTCAGTTTGTAAAATTTGGAGATAAAAAAATACCTTCTGCCTTGGGATTATTGTTACCTATGATTTTGAGATTTTTTGGATATAAAACAGTGGTTTTATTGCACAATATATTAGAACAGGTTGATCTGAAAAAAGCGGGATTCACAGAAAATAAATCCATGCAGAAGATTTATAATTTTATTGGAACTAACATTACCAGATGCATTTTGAAAGCCAATAGAGTTGCTGTAACTATTCATAAATATGTGGATGTTTTAAATGTTAAATACCATAGCCAAAATGTAATACTAATACCACATGGAACATTCGAATCGGTCAAAAATCCAAATTTTGAAATTAAATCCGGACCCAAACAAATTATGGCATTTGGAAAATTTGGAACTTATAAAAAAGTTGAAATTTTAATTGAAGCAGTTGAAATTGTTCGAAAAACAAATCCAGAAAAATTAGAGGTAGTGATTGCTGGAACAAATAGTCCAAACACAGCTGGATATTTAGAGGCGTTACAAGAAAAATATAAAAATGTTGAAGGAATTATTTTTACCGGATATGTTGATGAAAATGATGTAGAAAGAATCTTTACTGATAGTACAATTGTGGTTTTCCCTTATACATCTACTACTGGTAGTTCTGGAGTGTTGCACCAAGCGGGCAGCTATGGCAAAGCAGTTATCATGCCTGACTTGGGCGATTTGGCCTTGCTAATTAAAGATGAAGGGTATAAAGGAGAATTTTTTAATCCCGAAAGTGCAGAATCTTTAGCTGTAGCCATCGAAAAAATTATTTCAAACGATGCCTATAGAAAAGAATTAGCTATTGCGAATTTTCAGGCTGCGAGTGCCCATTCAATGGATAAAATTATAATGATGTATATAGAATGTTTCAAATCAATACAATAA
- a CDS encoding sugar isomerase: MNIKTTYRKITAENFFMLTILFVNAGNYLYNLLLGRILGPSGFADAAILITLLLVLSFIGITFQVTATKYTVLLSVTQSHFFLKFIFKYAMLFGVILGCIVAVFSTQLQEIFKTKTSLMFILFGLGLPIYFIMSINRGLYQGKNDLRNLSKTYYFEMLCRLIVTLLLLYFLPQIQSSIIISLGILISFAFGLIPFQKIIYCKNNKTLSNNLDKKSIITFFALTAFYELTQIIINNSDIMLVKHYFDNEKAGLYASLALIGRVVYFVAWMFVMLLLPKVIHLKKKGEDTLPILLKYVLYIVCLSTIIVLGTLLFPEIVVQLMFGKKYLPIAFLLWKYALATSIFAIANIFTYYFLSINKYVPVIISAFLGLTQIILIVLYHNSIEQIVVMQIIAMTALLLFQLFFFFFNNNKK; this comes from the coding sequence TTGAATATTAAAACTACATATAGAAAGATCACTGCGGAGAATTTTTTCATGCTTACAATTTTATTTGTAAATGCAGGCAATTATTTGTACAATCTGCTATTAGGAAGAATACTTGGACCTTCTGGATTTGCTGATGCTGCAATCTTAATAACTTTGCTCTTAGTATTATCTTTTATTGGAATTACATTTCAGGTTACTGCTACTAAATATACCGTTTTACTCTCAGTAACTCAATCGCATTTCTTTTTAAAATTTATTTTTAAGTATGCAATGTTATTCGGTGTAATACTAGGATGTATAGTAGCCGTATTCAGTACTCAATTACAGGAAATTTTTAAAACCAAAACCTCATTAATGTTCATTTTGTTTGGTTTGGGACTTCCAATCTATTTTATAATGAGTATTAATAGAGGTTTATACCAGGGAAAAAATGATCTGAGAAATTTGTCAAAAACTTACTACTTTGAGATGTTATGTCGTTTGATTGTGACACTTTTGTTGCTCTACTTTTTACCTCAAATCCAATCTTCTATTATTATCTCACTAGGAATTTTAATTTCTTTTGCCTTTGGTTTGATTCCTTTTCAAAAAATAATTTACTGCAAAAACAACAAAACTCTAAGTAATAATTTAGATAAAAAATCCATTATTACATTTTTTGCTCTAACAGCCTTCTATGAATTAACGCAAATTATCATTAACAATAGTGATATTATGTTGGTTAAACATTATTTTGATAATGAAAAAGCGGGCTTATATGCTTCTTTAGCATTAATAGGCCGGGTTGTATATTTTGTTGCCTGGATGTTTGTAATGCTCCTTTTACCTAAAGTAATACATTTAAAAAAAAAAGGAGAAGATACACTTCCAATTCTGTTAAAATATGTTTTATATATTGTTTGCTTGTCTACTATAATTGTTTTAGGTACACTCTTATTTCCCGAAATTGTAGTGCAATTGATGTTTGGCAAGAAATACCTACCCATTGCTTTCTTGCTTTGGAAATATGCATTGGCTACTTCAATTTTTGCCATTGCAAATATTTTTACTTACTATTTTCTTTCTATAAATAAGTATGTACCTGTTATAATATCAGCCTTTCTGGGGCTTACACAAATAATTCTGATCGTCCTCTATCATAATTCAATCGAACAGATCGTTGTTATGCAAATCATCGCGATGACAGCATTATTATTATTTCAACTGTTTTTTTTCTTTTTTAATAACAATAAAAAGTAA
- a CDS encoding Ig-like domain-containing protein: MKYKISIFSFCLFTILLVSVTLMPKKQTGTIVLITQQKTFIAGDKIILDFKGNSSNKPKLFLIHSLGKTLLDGTIKNDKLTFILPRIYAEKAGHIDWFLAVNGENKLHGNFEILPNNGTKTNIENYLGPPSTLVGDDHFVMYVTIPTDDFDNPKPENTLVIFRSQFLNAITTQTVKTKDLIAWKIIKAPTKSGIVLVSAQCNATITKEFDAVIFAGIATNFMISFIRNHQFADGNQITTLKTTIIKDKFGNVVSDGTMVSFIISTTGGMVLKSFGTTINGIATAQILHPDHQDVYTVKAYVAGIAESNSIAINYMPINPKIEFGFSKDNRTIIVGPLRSFMNQLVPDGIKVSLKVYHHNQLIATLQEDSEKGYAVFTISSEYYKEKKYSFEISTLGSSEKVEEKKYDSN, from the coding sequence ATGAAGTATAAAATATCTATATTTAGTTTTTGTTTGTTTACTATATTATTGGTCTCAGTCACTTTAATGCCTAAAAAGCAAACAGGTACTATTGTATTAATTACACAGCAAAAGACCTTTATAGCGGGTGACAAAATAATTTTAGATTTTAAGGGAAATTCGTCAAATAAACCGAAGTTATTTCTAATTCATTCTTTAGGAAAAACACTTTTAGATGGTACGATAAAAAATGATAAATTGACTTTTATCCTTCCTAGAATTTATGCTGAAAAAGCAGGCCATATTGATTGGTTTTTGGCAGTAAACGGAGAAAATAAACTACATGGAAATTTTGAAATTTTGCCCAACAACGGTACCAAAACCAATATCGAAAATTATTTAGGTCCACCAAGTACGTTAGTAGGGGATGATCATTTTGTAATGTACGTTACGATTCCTACTGATGACTTTGATAATCCAAAACCTGAAAATACTCTCGTAATTTTTAGAAGTCAGTTTTTGAATGCAATTACAACTCAAACAGTAAAAACGAAAGACCTTATTGCTTGGAAAATAATTAAGGCCCCTACAAAATCTGGAATCGTTTTGGTTTCTGCTCAATGTAATGCCACAATTACTAAAGAATTTGACGCTGTAATTTTTGCTGGAATTGCTACAAATTTTATGATTTCATTTATTAGAAATCATCAATTTGCAGATGGAAATCAAATTACTACCTTAAAAACCACTATCATTAAAGATAAATTTGGTAATGTTGTAAGCGACGGAACGATGGTGTCATTTATAATTTCTACCACTGGCGGTATGGTTTTAAAATCATTTGGCACAACAATAAACGGAATTGCAACTGCTCAGATTTTGCATCCTGATCACCAGGATGTTTATACCGTAAAAGCTTATGTAGCGGGAATAGCAGAAAGTAATTCTATAGCAATTAACTATATGCCGATCAATCCAAAAATTGAATTTGGATTTTCAAAAGATAATCGTACTATAATAGTCGGTCCATTGCGTAGTTTTATGAATCAGTTAGTTCCAGATGGAATTAAAGTGAGTCTAAAAGTATATCATCATAATCAACTCATAGCGACTTTGCAAGAAGATAGTGAAAAAGGTTATGCCGTTTTTACTATTTCATCTGAATACTATAAAGAAAAAAAATATTCATTTGAAATTTCAACCTTAGGAAGCAGTGAAAAAGTAGAAGAAAAAAAATATGATAGTAATTAA
- a CDS encoding cellulase family glycosylhydrolase, giving the protein MIVINNKNNYRSILIISFIAINVLVLFGISEILGYLNSGADRSSMLHLEKETSNTYLPKVTWETLKNQGRTMEAQTIRKIEEHYLFSYVIKNNALKNNINDGIEDYFTESTRRQLEQVISYNKTRKISIRSTTIEHHASLDFYSEDGQQVVFTDKNVVEFQNIYQDNKLIASVRDTANYKVLMLLEDGFWRIRHYVRMQKEKSLVAVELNKKIYTVKGNEILKNGVPYIIKGINYYPKNSAWDMFGNKFNRDTIAADFEIITKAKLNTIRIFVPYEEFGKAEIPQEKLDKLKIVLDLAEEKKLAVIVTLFDFYGDYSPESWTLTHRHAEKIVTIFKDCKNIIAWDIKNEPDLDFQLHGEQNVKPWLEQMIVTVKKFDPNHLVTVGYSNIESGEILKDKVDFVSYHYYEDSSLFEDKLAVLEKATKKPLVVQEFGLSSNRGLWSWFGNSKNVQANYHKKMQSIFKKKKLAFVSWTLYDFPEVPDKVAGKWPWIKNKQKQFGFIDSEGKKKPSFLYINN; this is encoded by the coding sequence ATGATAGTAATTAACAATAAAAATAATTATCGGTCAATTTTAATAATTTCATTTATTGCAATTAATGTTTTGGTATTATTTGGTATTAGTGAAATTTTAGGTTACTTAAATTCTGGAGCAGATAGAAGCTCTATGCTGCATCTGGAAAAAGAGACCTCAAATACATATTTACCGAAAGTAACTTGGGAAACTTTAAAAAATCAAGGTAGAACAATGGAAGCTCAAACCATTCGGAAAATTGAGGAGCATTATTTGTTTTCTTATGTAATAAAAAATAATGCTCTCAAAAACAATATCAACGATGGAATTGAAGATTATTTTACAGAAAGTACGAGGAGGCAATTAGAGCAGGTTATTTCCTATAATAAGACCAGAAAAATTTCAATCCGCAGTACAACAATAGAACATCATGCATCCTTAGATTTTTATAGCGAAGACGGACAACAAGTCGTTTTTACCGATAAAAATGTAGTTGAATTTCAAAATATCTATCAGGATAATAAGCTTATAGCTTCTGTTCGGGACACTGCAAATTATAAGGTTTTAATGCTGCTGGAAGATGGTTTTTGGCGCATTCGGCATTATGTTCGGATGCAAAAAGAAAAGAGTTTGGTTGCTGTAGAATTAAATAAAAAGATATACACGGTAAAAGGTAATGAAATTTTAAAAAATGGTGTTCCCTATATCATAAAAGGGATTAATTATTATCCTAAAAATTCTGCCTGGGATATGTTTGGAAATAAATTTAACAGAGATACAATAGCTGCTGATTTTGAAATTATTACGAAAGCAAAACTCAATACGATCAGGATTTTTGTTCCTTATGAAGAATTTGGCAAAGCAGAGATTCCACAAGAAAAATTAGACAAGTTAAAAATAGTTTTAGACTTGGCAGAAGAAAAAAAACTAGCTGTAATTGTGACATTATTTGATTTTTATGGAGATTATTCTCCAGAGAGCTGGACTTTAACGCATCGCCATGCAGAGAAAATCGTAACTATTTTTAAGGATTGTAAAAATATTATTGCTTGGGATATTAAAAACGAGCCTGATTTAGATTTTCAATTGCATGGGGAACAAAATGTAAAACCCTGGCTGGAACAAATGATTGTAACAGTCAAAAAATTCGATCCTAATCATTTGGTTACTGTTGGATATTCTAATATTGAATCGGGAGAGATACTAAAAGATAAGGTAGATTTTGTATCGTATCATTATTATGAAGATAGCTCGCTTTTTGAAGACAAGCTTGCTGTTTTAGAAAAAGCAACCAAGAAGCCTTTGGTAGTACAAGAATTTGGGCTTTCATCTAATCGTGGACTTTGGAGTTGGTTTGGTAATTCAAAAAATGTTCAGGCCAATTATCATAAAAAGATGCAATCTATATTCAAAAAGAAAAAACTTGCATTTGTGTCCTGGACTTTATATGATTTTCCAGAAGTTCCGGATAAAGTTGCTGGAAAATGGCCGTGGATCAAAAACAAACAAAAACAGTTTGGATTTATAGATTCAGAAGGAAAAAAGAAACCTTCTTTCCTGTATATAAATAATTGA
- a CDS encoding tetratricopeptide repeat protein, with translation MNIKKEIVLFFCFLLGLSIQAQDMQEGFTNLEKGEFAQAEIFFSKILKTYPDNKTAKLCFGRAVGLNSSPEKATVIFSELLKTYPDDFEIQLNYAECMLWNKKFSDAKPYYLGLIAKYPESFPALLGYANTLSNLKEYKEALVYVNKALAVSAKNPNALVSKKYIRMGYANQFVQQEDYDSALYLLDENFEDFPKDKETLMNKVNIYLMTKDEKNATKIYQELAVTKKDSLFSLNGLSLVAHIAERDSEALSIAEQALKKSQHIEDAKLQNQTKERYVQALIWNKKYKEAAIKIKEYQTGNPNENWVFALSATLGMYRSDFKESITDYQNILANDAKSFDGNLGISNAYFANGEPLKAYKAVDITLKIFENQKDAVGFLKKINENFTPSVEEKLSYSFDNGKNEAYATNTVFNFPISTKWTFLGKYQYRKTENTVTKNSATSNDFELGAQWQFHPKINFYVLLGFSNAQSFVSRYSQLLADVFFKIKPLKLQDLEVGYKRDIQNFNADLVSREITADNFYFNYNIGTNFKLGWFTQYFYSTQSDNNKRNLLFTSLYYNFLSKPILKAGFNYQFIAFQKQVPIIYFSPSKFNAYEIFIDFLKDERSTESNTIFYTLSAATGFQYIENDAKQSTYRVQAKFGYKFSDRFLVNFYGVKSNIASATAAGFQYTEVGLRLRWMLTSKPLFKVKKDKE, from the coding sequence ATGAACATTAAAAAGGAAATAGTCTTGTTTTTTTGCTTTCTCCTTGGATTATCAATTCAAGCACAAGATATGCAGGAGGGTTTTACCAATTTAGAGAAAGGGGAATTTGCCCAAGCTGAAATTTTTTTCAGCAAAATCTTAAAGACATATCCAGATAATAAAACGGCAAAGCTATGTTTCGGCAGAGCTGTCGGTTTAAATTCAAGTCCTGAAAAAGCTACAGTGATTTTTTCTGAACTGCTAAAAACGTATCCCGATGATTTTGAAATCCAACTGAATTATGCTGAATGCATGTTATGGAATAAAAAATTTTCTGATGCAAAACCTTATTACCTTGGTCTGATAGCAAAGTATCCCGAAAGTTTTCCGGCTTTGTTAGGATATGCAAATACTTTGTCTAATTTGAAAGAATATAAGGAAGCTTTAGTATATGTAAATAAAGCTTTGGCAGTTTCTGCTAAAAATCCAAATGCCTTGGTTTCTAAGAAATACATACGAATGGGATATGCCAATCAATTTGTACAGCAAGAAGATTATGATAGCGCACTTTATTTATTAGATGAAAATTTTGAGGATTTTCCAAAAGACAAGGAAACATTAATGAATAAAGTTAATATTTATTTAATGACTAAAGATGAAAAAAATGCAACCAAGATATATCAAGAATTAGCAGTAACAAAAAAGGACAGTTTGTTTTCTCTGAATGGATTATCATTGGTTGCACATATCGCTGAAAGAGATAGCGAAGCTTTATCTATAGCTGAACAAGCATTAAAAAAAAGCCAGCATATTGAGGATGCAAAATTACAAAATCAAACAAAAGAGCGATATGTTCAGGCATTAATTTGGAATAAAAAGTACAAAGAAGCAGCCATAAAAATTAAGGAATACCAAACTGGTAATCCCAATGAAAATTGGGTATTTGCCCTTTCTGCAACTTTAGGAATGTATCGTAGTGATTTTAAAGAAAGTATTACAGATTACCAAAATATATTGGCCAACGATGCAAAATCATTCGATGGAAACTTAGGAATATCGAATGCTTACTTTGCAAATGGCGAACCATTAAAAGCTTATAAAGCAGTTGATATAACCTTAAAAATTTTTGAAAACCAAAAAGATGCTGTCGGATTTCTAAAAAAAATAAATGAAAATTTTACACCAAGTGTAGAAGAGAAGTTAAGTTATTCATTTGATAATGGAAAGAACGAAGCCTACGCAACTAATACAGTTTTTAATTTTCCAATATCTACAAAATGGACATTTTTAGGAAAGTACCAATACAGAAAAACCGAAAATACAGTAACTAAAAATTCGGCAACCTCTAATGACTTTGAGTTAGGCGCACAGTGGCAATTTCATCCCAAAATAAATTTTTATGTTTTACTAGGTTTTAGTAATGCACAATCTTTCGTTAGTAGGTATAGTCAATTATTAGCAGATGTGTTTTTCAAAATAAAGCCGTTAAAATTGCAAGATTTAGAAGTGGGTTACAAGCGAGATATACAGAACTTCAATGCTGATCTGGTAAGTAGAGAGATAACAGCTGATAATTTTTATTTCAATTATAATATTGGCACTAACTTCAAATTAGGATGGTTTACACAATATTTTTACAGCACACAAAGTGATAATAACAAGCGAAACTTATTATTTACCTCATTATATTATAATTTTTTATCAAAACCAATTTTGAAAGCTGGATTTAACTATCAATTTATTGCATTTCAAAAACAAGTACCGATAATTTATTTTAGTCCAAGTAAATTTAATGCTTATGAGATCTTTATTGATTTTTTGAAAGATGAAAGGTCGACTGAAAGCAATACTATCTTTTACACACTAAGTGCCGCAACAGGATTTCAATACATTGAAAATGATGCCAAGCAATCGACTTATCGGGTGCAAGCTAAATTTGGTTATAAATTTTCGGATCGTTTTTTGGTTAATTTTTATGGTGTTAAAAGTAATATTGCGTCTGCTACGGCTGCTGGATTTCAATATACAGAAGTAGGTTTGCGTCTTAGATGGATGTTGACATCTAAACCCTTATTCAAAGTCAAAAAAGACAAGGAGTAA